Proteins encoded together in one Polaribacter reichenbachii window:
- a CDS encoding alpha/beta hydrolase: MPSSFRTIELSDPVFESQNLRFLTVKTSNLKGRGDICLYVPQVDENLDDLPIYILLHGVYGSAWIWAMKGGAHKTTERLINNKTIKPAIIAMPSDGLWGDGSAYFAHHQKNFDNWIVNDVITAVKENIPEAKNSISTCIGGLSMGGYGALSLGGRFPEKFKAISGHSSITKLEQMTLFVEEPLEAYQQEAKFTDVIDILKENKLKLPPFRFDCGVSDDLFEANKLLHNQLLKANIPHEYEEFNGGHEWPYWIEHLEKTLIFFNQNS; this comes from the coding sequence ATGCCATCAAGTTTTAGAACTATTGAACTTTCTGATCCTGTTTTTGAATCGCAAAACTTACGATTTTTAACGGTTAAAACATCTAACTTAAAAGGCAGAGGAGATATTTGTTTGTATGTACCACAAGTGGATGAAAACCTAGATGATTTACCAATTTACATACTTTTACACGGAGTTTATGGAAGTGCTTGGATTTGGGCAATGAAAGGCGGAGCTCATAAAACTACAGAAAGATTAATCAATAATAAAACCATAAAACCGGCCATTATTGCAATGCCTTCTGATGGCCTTTGGGGTGATGGTTCTGCGTACTTTGCTCATCATCAAAAAAACTTTGACAATTGGATTGTTAATGATGTAATTACGGCTGTAAAAGAAAATATTCCTGAAGCTAAAAACTCAATTTCAACTTGTATTGGTGGTTTGTCTATGGGAGGTTATGGAGCTTTATCTTTGGGAGGAAGATTTCCAGAGAAATTCAAAGCCATTTCTGGTCATAGTTCGATTACAAAATTAGAACAAATGACACTATTTGTTGAAGAGCCTTTGGAAGCCTATCAACAAGAAGCAAAATTTACTGATGTTATTGATATTTTAAAAGAGAACAAATTAAAATTACCTCCATTTCGTTTTGATTGTGGTGTAAGTGATGATTTATTTGAAGCTAACAAACTACTTCACAATCAACTTTTAAAAGCTAATATTCCTCACGAATATGAAGAGTTTAATGGTGGTCATGAATGGCCTTATTGGATTGAGCATTTGGAGAAAACATTGATTTTCTTTAATCAAAATAGTTAA